A single window of Leishmania panamensis strain MHOM/PA/94/PSC-1 chromosome 35 sequence DNA harbors:
- a CDS encoding hypothetical protein (TriTrypDB/GeneDB-style sysID: LpmP.35.3410): MSTYANSQARLNRVAPQLRPAGVHGDWTEATTAELLSSYNPNGVTTPDHIRSFHHRGYDVGEQRRHWSLAKDASVDPNMRHGVKSKETGGADACLRPEMYADKMTALLDAQRETQYLSNRRKPLGHAPVPQDPVPVPFGGFGIVQKKGDSTQSVLAGYRSVDVLHPAGEQLTRNYDWEKSGIDPIQHRFGKPSASPNGSTASALCSDSATQLVSKLAKDYQTTVAKELGKSKSYGFDDPAEWDEKKRGRVTKLGATGTAASYFQTEQPTVRELISSWAQTMPGSETGKAESGKAYQQSLTTSADAGVGTNADVSAAAPAASDLPLTGTLKDDIHAHQLLYPCHYVSLGVESKYFAGDRPLEDIRRLSHKCGFGLSDASIDAVFRLVAKGGSACSIEEFKNAARANGYM; the protein is encoded by the coding sequence ATGTCTACCTACGCCAACTCACAGGCGCGGCTGAACCGCGTTgcgccacagctgcgccCGGCTGGTGTCCATGGAGACTGGACGGAGGCCACGACGGCAGAGCTGCTCTCCAGCTACAACCCCAATGGCGTCACGACGCCAGACCACATTCGCTCTTTTCACCACCGCGGCTACGATGTcggtgagcagcggcgccattGGAGCCTCGCCAAGGACGCCTCAGTGGACCCCAACATGCGGCACGGTGTGAAGAGTAAGGAAACAGGCGGCGCCgatgcgtgtctgcggccTGAGATGTATGCGGACAAGatgacagcgctgctggatgCCCAGCGTGAGACCCAGTACCTCAGTAACCGTCGCAAACCTCTTGGTCACGCCCCGGTGCCACAGGATCCCGTGCCAGTCCCCTTCGGCGGCTTTGGCATTGTGCAAAAGAAGGGCGACTCAACGCAGTCGGTGCTGGCAGGGTATCGCTCCGTCGACGTGCTGCACCCCGCCGGCGAGCAGCTGACCCGCAACTACGACTGGGAGAAATCCGGCATCGACCCCATTCAGCATCGCTTCGGCAAGCCCTCGGCCAGCCCCAACGGCTCGACTGCCTCAGCGCTGTGCAGTGACTCTGCCACACAGCTGGTGTCTAAGCTAGCGAAGGACTACCAAACCACAGTGGCCAAGGAGCTAGGCAAGTCGAAGAGCTACGGCTTCGATGATCCGGCTGAGTGggacgagaagaagcgcggGCGTGTTACCAAGCTCGGCGCAACAGGGACGGCGGCAAGCTACTTCCAGACAGAACAGCCAACGGTGCGGGAGCTGATATCGTCGTGGGCGCAAACGATGCCCGGGTCTGAGACTGGTAAAGCTGAGTCCGGCAAGGCTTACCAGCAAAGCctcaccacctctgccgatGCTGGGGTAGGCACTAACGCCGACGTATCCGCGGCTGCGCCGGCTGCCAGTGACCTACCTCTGACTGGGACTCTCAAGGACGACATCCacgcgcaccagctgctctACCCCTGCCACTACGTCTCCCTGGGGGTGGAGTCGAAGTACTTTGCCGGAGATCGCCCTCTCGAGGACATCCGCCGCCTGAGTCACAAGTGCGGCTTCGGCCTTTCGGATGCCAGCATCGATGCGGTGTTTAGGCTGGTCGCCAAGGGCGGTAGCGCGTGCAGCATCGAAGAGTTCAAAAATGCGGCGCGTGCGAATGGCTACATgtag
- a CDS encoding putative transmembrane protein (TriTrypDB/GeneDB-style sysID: LpmP.35.3420): protein MTSLSVIVTDGGPESISPRHVAALHALFLVLATISTITLRAPVWLIGALFYCSRHRRALVGRRLFPSPLWQTLLALLVTSTICNVAANVLTTLQRNTTWVQKIVWQFLFPVWALLGVQQWDARDYVNTMVCPGATTVVLGTYLLILRHTLSGRVLSRSDGTRMAQDRSMLRRLLSRWEGTRIATCRLTTRSLLFLFSWVTAWTAEPSVIGLCLEGLTFVFAAVFLHVEHHIRQPSHCAVRNGPGAKRHVPHIFGTAVAVVLVFVCATQNTAFLSATQAHSDWCRLLGIGPAALDTVAGLRYAMQMLGMAGVFLGATAMHHDMASSESPIPESSAGTATSADGVTSRLLPVGNQRLLRTPVSDAPLPSMAAHDGGLCSRQRSIPQVVAIVCLTAILGYAVYYPSLVSTAMWLLHLCCCAGGLVQRPLAPPSALRIALACVLAVLCCMIFLQYVYRMLAGNPRTAAWGQWPPAKPAYPDDGRAVGTQVVAEHLIALLCGVYVTVAGVDDTGGSSIVSSTSEGAVPAAQSSSPVNRMVLSAHAEAHPADSVQVTWLRAQLRDAAANRRKLRELFGVAVGRSPRTVELDAICAAAVQELDGSSPAASRGGLTAQEVTHLLASGPFYTYAVILCMFVLGTSSATIDFLHATCLVVSLGVSVIGSNAVLYRRVRTVPPVWVAIVVGVQLCYSVFTVKDEKRPQQQQQQRWLISAVAQPSFIKLSLGGYAGLAPIAWGDCAPYLYAQLVLLWCSRYTPKWLTDWTHISQCLIFRCRWARFLHIVHQVAGVVVLAWIALLLPRSASVTVLILLLFAAALLQHLRCHKLAYVWRRFLVVGYCGVVLMSMLTAEFAPVQPWLWKLLHALGCPPGSEGRCAQDIGLPADSATWLTPLSIPWWLVIVLATATTSLYPLPSSLPPSPDAASATGVPEASTARCWRALVLWPQVLSDVLSLALLVSMVHTAVQRPRILVALYLVGPGLGIFPCWTFGLAAVHAALQCAYQLWFSPAWLDTQTRLGLSPAELIGLWRPSFAMGSAENLPPTLVVAAAPLLVGAVQSLQLQCALQARWRARNMEAAVSGPGRMWSRLRRTCATHLYLLLLWVLLYLAQKIALGWLVGLLVVVVWVSAEVRDCGVLQRRRWLYGACASVTAALMALAYVLHWLHAVFPSWSALAMYPWLLGGAANGGKTGIGLRSVCCTAAAACAVLRVSSGAPRDGESEQLFRHSHGPSFIDWLRGRFRRSCENREGPAASLSQVLPDEAHEFFRDVADVFRCAEEIAEEADVLLLAPSQVPPSKGSVVVSVARLVPLVACGSIAVGSAKTSPPCVLSVALLLAGLCLAMRHAHLHWSFWRWWRLTVILYALLPLIALVAACPCVRDVIPTLPAWVGLLIGLSQDASHVDSDALVFSHWQVMLFSLLWLQSCVYNCPGWCAALLRQHDEERRLGETRHAALQRQLLSYMARAAEEAVRVDREIRSCLDALRAGDNIVDASLLRTRRGAEYGREEDGDERGDDTERVRVSIPSPPPRTPVAETEELDGVLGGTGTWSRPSLLLSGAGGRSDAAATSPPSSHQPQPSRSLWWRQQCVRWLRRLSNQLAAYTYHPSEYRLSVAASSAATADSSVATLWQLGQRTVLTAVQVVLRHTPLGLLGCLLVNSLLTGCLWELIGLCYVVQVALAYHPYAPRVVYKAFGVYLIAGVLLKEAVTIWTFFDNTDSFIITVLSWTLLPLKGQGHRSSNSNQLRTTMPSSRGALRYDTLWMDVVTMGVLVLHDRMCIIHGVYVEQKQGSREHDSTRIVVVQEGLASSAEDAPPSTTATAATTALPGVVSLLFPTLSHATSSNNAFRAFVVDYCNNLLAVPGIGEDWYIFYTSVDFLALIVVAVFYSRIAGNDNATLQDNVQNNLLPGPMALLLCMSVLQLVMDRMLYVQRCMRLKALANGVCAISYTLLYWWWRNAVAVSGHAAGNTYFVIKVVGLVLSVTQVCHGFPVHRCHHISAAHLGSLVSYSSFMVYRSLPFLWEVRTLVDWTVLRTSLTLQEYLTVEDIYVYIYRCRNRYLAKHRNGEKLADAVPPTSKWAFGVSYLALVLLALLGPLLYYSTYNPSTAANSATLLNFQLSFFGAYDFFSTTVHDNVTTPEGWWTWIERTRPTLGAYRVMTAEKTVQLMEFTSCSSSLWMASPQAIRQVLASLRAAASNESSAYILQTLEISRNVSGTATAAVVSLANHWSIPWGTAQDLVDILEQETSGTRTATVVDAQNDSSGSIVIASASLPFFYSPFAFNRASRIDGLPTNLRFPHRNQHNCTLELNHDKDVALNSLVRYWCLHCAPLFPEGNVPSKNVSDAAEWRCLTTGEGCDDFNYEDVADGSGNRTMRTPLAAHMNTKVAEAQVPMYMVVISDTVVMGISFLKGIGIVALYTTLVLALGRLLRSVLANQASTLLYSNMANPAVLENMVRWIEMAREYGDLKLEHTIYLEFVDLLRSAERLFRVTGSLRCMYTDTGDENLFRLGQVRRRDSRRNPSLDVHEGAAGEGHGDSAVSTAVPHPKRAS, encoded by the coding sequence ATGACATCTCTCAGTGTTATCGTGACGGACGGAGGGCCGGAGTCGATTTCTCCACGACACGTGGCGGCGCTTCATGCTCTCTTTTTAGTGCTAGCCACCATCAGCACCATCACCTTGCGAGCTCCGGTATGGCTGATTGGGGCTCTTTTTTACTGCagccggcaccgccgcgcacTCGTCGGCCGGCgtctctttccttcgcccCTCTGGCAAACGCTACTTGCCTTACTGGTGACTTCGACAATCTGCAACGTTGCTGCAAACGTGCTAACGACACTGCAGCGCAACACAACGTGGGTGCAGAAAATCGTATGGCAATTCTTGTTCCCTGTGTGGGCCCTCCTCGGCGTCCAGCAGTGGGACGCTAGGGATTACGTCAACACGATGGTTTGCCCAGGCGCCACAACCGTGGTCCTGGGGACATATCTGCTAATCCTCAGGCACACTCTCTCAGGTCGCGTTCTCTCTCGTAGTGACGGCACGCGCATGGCCCAGGACAGGTCAATGCTTCGGCGTCTCCTTTCTCGCTGGGAAGGCACGAGGATCGCCACTTGTCGCCTCACCACCAGGTCGCTGCTGTTCCTCTTTAGCTGGGTCACCGCCTGGACCGCAGAGCCGAGTGTGATCGGCTTGTGTCTAGAAGGCCTCACATTTGTTTTTGCAGCAGTCTTCTTGCACGTCGAGCATCACATCCGGCAACCGTCACACTGCGCGGTGCGCAACGGGCCGGGGGCGAAGCGCCATGTCCCCCACATATTCGGAaccgctgtcgccgtggTTCttgtgttcgtgtgtgcaACCCAGAACaccgcctttctctctgccactCAGGCGCACAGTGACTGGTGCAGGCTGCTCGGCATCGGCCCCGCCGCCTTGGACACTGTTGCAGGTCTTCGCTACGCGATGCAGATGCTGGGCATGGCAGGCGTCTTCCTTGGCGCCACAGCCATGCACCACGACATGGCATCATCGGAGAGCCCCATACCTgagagcagcgccggcaccgcGACCTCAGCTGACGGTGTGACCTCTCGCCTGCTCCCCGTAGGAAatcagcggctgctgcgcaccccgGTGTCCGACGCGCCTTTGCCATCGATGGCTGCACATGACGGAGGGTTGTGCAGCCGTCAGCGATCGATTCCACAGGTGGTTGCCATTGTGTGTCTCACAGCTATCCTCGGGTACGCTGTCTACTACCCTAGTCTCGTCTCGACGGCTATGTggctgctccacctctgctgctgcgcgggcGGACTGGTACAGCGTCCGCTGGCGCCACCTTCGGCGCTCCGCATCGCCCTCGCTTGTGTACTGGCCGTGCTGTGCTGCATGATTTTTCTGCAGTATGTGTATCGAATGCTGGCGGGCAATCCGCGCACCGCGGCGTGGGGGCAGTGGCCACCAGCAAAGCCTGCGTATCCGGACGATGGTCGTGCGGTGGGTACGCAAGTTGTCGCGGAGCATCTCATCGCCCTCCTTTGCGGAGTATACGTTACTGTTGCAGGTGTTGAcgacaccggcggcagcagcatcgtcagCAGCACAAGCGAAGGTGCGGTGCCCGCTGCGCAGTCGTCGTCGCCTGTGAACCGCATGGTGCTCTCAGCCCACGCCGAAGCGCATCCCGCGGACTCTGTGCAGGTGACGTGGCTGcgcgcacagctgcgcgaTGCGGCGGCAAACCGCAGAAAGTTGCGCGAGTTGTTTGGAGTCGCAGTGGGACGCTCGCCGCGCACTGTCGAGCTCGACGCcatctgcgccgctgccgtacAGGAGCTAGATGGCTCCTCACCTGCCGCTTCGCGAGGTGGGCTAACGGCGCAGGAGGTGACCCACCTCCTTGCCAGTGGCCCCTTCTACACCTACGCCGTCATTCTCTGCATGTTTGTTCtcggcaccagcagcgccactatTGATTTTCTTCATGCAACTTGTCTGGTGGTGTCGCTCGGGGTTAGCGTGatcggcagcaacgccgtgCTGTACCGACGAGTGCGCACGGTGCCGCCGGTGTGGGTGGCCATTGTTGTCGGTGTGCAGCTCTGCTACAGCGTCTTCACCGTCAAGGACGAAAAGCgcccccagcagcagcagcagcagcgttggcTCATTTCCGCTGTAGCGCAGCCATCCTTCATCAAGCTCAGCCTGGGTGGCTATGCGGGACTCGCACCCATTGCGTGGGGCGACTGTGCGCCGTACCTCTACGCCCAGCTCGTACTCCTTTGGTGTAGCCGGTACACGCCAAAGTGGCTCACCGACTGGACACACATCTCGCAGTGCCTTATTTTCCGCTGTCGCTGGGCGCGCTTCCTTCACATAGTGCACCAGGTCGCCGGTGTTGTGGTACTCGCGTGGAttgccctgctgctgccgaggagCGCAAGCGTAACGGtgctcatcctcctcctcttcgctgcggccctcctgcagcacctgcggtGTCACAAACTCGCGTACGTGTGGCGACGCTTCCTCGTTGTGGGCTACTGCGGAGTGGTGCTCATGTCCATGCTGACGGCGGAATTCGCGCCGGTGCAGCCGTGGCTCTGGAAACTCCTACACGCACTTGGATGCCCACCAGGGTCAGAGGGGCGCTGCGCACAGGACATTGGCCTCCCTGCCGACTCCGCCACGTGGCTCACACCACTCTCCATTCCCTGGTGGCTCGTTATTGTGCTCGCGACGGCCACCACTAGTCTATACCCACTACCGAGCTCGTTGCCACCCTCGCCGGATGCAGCGTCCGCCACCGGTGTACCAGAGGCGTCGACGGCTCGGTGTTGGCGGGCACTTGTGTTGTGGCCGCAGGTACTTTCCGATGTGCTCTCGCTAGCTCTTCTCGTCAGCATGGTTCACACTGCCGTGCAGCGACCGAGAATTCTGGTGGCGCTTTACTTGGTTGGCCCGGGCCTGGGTATCTTCCCTTGCTGGACTTTTGGCTTGGCAGCCGTGCATGCTGCACTGCAGTGTGCGTACCAGCTATGGTTCTCTCCCGCCTGGCTCGACACGCAGACGCGGCTTGGCCTATCTCCGGCAGAGCTTATTGGTCTTTGGAGACCCTCGTTTGCGATGGGCTCCGCCGAGAACCTTCCGCCGACGCtggtcgtcgctgccgccccaCTGCTGGTTGGTGCCGTTCAATCCCTGCAGCTACAGTGCGCGTTGCAAGCTCGGTGGAGAGCGCGCAACATGGAGGCCGCTGTGTCCGGACCGGGAAGGATGTGGAGCCGGCTGCGGCGGACGTGCGCTACCCACCTctacctgctgctgctctgggTACTGCTGTACCTCGCACAGAAAATCGCTCTGGGCTGGTTGGTTGGCTTACTagtcgtggtggtgtgggtCTCAGCTGAAGTGCGAGACtgcggcgtgctgcagcggcggcgctggctctacggtgcgtgcgcgtcggTCACTGCTGCTCTGATGGCGCTGGCTTACGTGCTGCACTGGCTACACGCAGTGTTCCCTTCGTGGAGTGCACTTGCAATGTACCCGTGGTTGTTAGGTGGCGCCGCCAACGGAGGCAAGACAGGGATAGGGCTACGTAGCGTGTgttgcactgccgccgctgcgtgcgcagtACTCCGAGTGAGTAGCGGCGCGCCGCGTGACGGAGAAAGCGAACAGCTCTTCCGTCACAGCCACGGCCCCAGTTTCATCGACTGGTTACGGGGCCGCTTCAGGCGGTCGTGCGAAAATCGCGAAGGCCCTGCAGCGTCACTGTCTCAAGTGCTACCCGATGAAGCACATGAGTTTTTCAGGGACGTCGCTGACGTGTTTCGCTGTGCCGAAGAAATCGCCGAGGAAGCTGACGTATTGCTCCTCGCGCCAAGCCAGGTCCCACCAAGCAAGGGCAGTGTCGTCGTGAGCGTAGCGCGCCTGGTGCCTCTGGTTGCATGTGGTTCCATCGCCGTCGGCTCCGCCAAGACGTCACCGCCCTGTGTACTGagcgtggcgctgctcctcgctgGCCTGTGCTTAGCGATGCGACACGCACATTTGCATTGGAGCTtttggaggtggtggcggctcACTGTCATCCTCTATGCCCTACTTCCGCTCATCGCCTTGGTTGCTGCCTGCCCTTGCGTGCGCGACGTCATACCAACGCTTCCGGCCTGGGTGGGGCTGCTGATTGGGTTGTCCCAGGATGCCTCGCACGTCGATAGCGACGCGCTCGTCTTCTCTCATTGGCAAGTCatgcttttctctcttctgtggCTACAAAGCTGCGTCTACAACTGCCCAGGGTGGTGCGCGGCTCTGCTGCGTCAACACGATGAAGAACGACGGCTGGGTGAGACGCGGCATGCTGccctgcagcggcagctgctgtcgtaCATGGCGAGGGCAGCCGAGGAAGCAGTGCGTGTGGACCGGGAAATACGCTCGTGCCTTGACGCCCTACGTGCCGGCGACAACATTGTGGATGCCAGTCTATTACGCACACGGAGAGGCGCCGAGTatgggagggaggaggacggcgacgagcGTGGTGATGATACtgagagagtgagggtgTCGAtaccgtcgccaccgcctaGGACGCCAGTAGCGGAGACGGAAGAGTTGGACGGGGTGTTGGGGGGCACAGGAACATGGTCGAGACCTTCTCTACTGCTTTCCGGTGCGGGGGGCAGgagcgacgcggcggcgacgtcgcCTCCGTCGTCCCATCAGCCCCAACCATCACGATccctgtggtggcggcagcagtgcgtgcGGTGGCTGCGACGATTATCCAACCAACTGGCAGCGTACACCTACCACCCCTCCGAGTACCGCCTCTCCGTCGCAGCCTCatccgccgccaccgccgactcCTCCGTAGCGACGCTTTGGCAGCTCGGCCAGAGAACTGTGCTCACTGCGGTGCAAGTAGTCCTGCGACACACACCTCTCGGCCTGCTTGGCTGCTTACTCGTCAACTCACTCCTCACTGGGTGTTTGTGGGAGCTCATTGGGCTGTGCTACGTAGTGCAGGTGGCCCTTGCCTACCATCCCTACGCCCCACGCGTGGTGTACAAAGCGTTTGGGGTGTATCTCATCGCcggggtgctgctgaaggaggcggtgacAATATGGACATTCTTCGACAACACGGACTCGTTCATCATCACAGTGCTCTCATGGACATTGCTGCCGTTGAAGGGGCagggccaccgcagcagcaacagcaatcAACTGCGGACCACTATGCCCTCGTCACGCGGCGCCCTACGCTACGATACGCTTTGGATGGATGTGGTGACGATGGGGGTACTCGTACTACACGACCGCATGTGCATCATCCACGGTGTTTATGTAGAGCAGAAGCAGGGGAGTAGGGAGCACGATAGCACCCGCATCGTGGTCGTGCAGGAAGGCCTGGCATCGTCTGCTGAAGACGCGCCGccgtccaccaccgccacagcggcaacgaCAGCGTTACCTGGGgtcgtctccctcctctttccgaCACTTTCGCATGCcacgagcagcaacaacgcCTTTCGCGCCTTTGTGGTCGACTACTGCAATAACCTCCTCGCCGTGCCAGGTATTGGTGAGGACTGGTACATATTCTACACCTCCGTCGACTTTCTGGCGCTGATCGTGGTCGCCGTTTTCTACAGCCGCATAGCCGGCAATGACAATGCAACGCTGCAGGACAATGTGCAGAACAACCTGCTCCCCGGCCCGATGgcgttgttgctgtgcaTGAGCGTGCTGCAGCTTGTCATGGACCGCATGTTGTACGTTCAGCGCTGTATGCGACTGAAGGCGCTCGCCAAcggcgtgtgcgccatcTCCTACACCCTTTTGTACTGGTGGTGGAGGaacgcggtggcggtgtcgGGGCACGCCGCCGGCAACACGTATTTTGTCATCAAAGTTGTGGGCCTTGTGCTATCGGTGACACAGGTGTGTCACGGCTTCCcagtgcaccgctgccaccacatCTCCGCGGCCCACCTAGGCAGCCTCGTCAGCTACAGCAGCTTCATGGTCTACCGCTCGCTTCCATTTCTCTGGGAGGTGCGTACGTTGGTGGACTGGACGGTGTTGCGGACGTCGCTGACTCTGCAGGAATACCTGACTGTGGAGGACATCTACGTGTACATCTACAGGTGCCGGAATCGCTATCTGGCAAAACATCGCAACGGCGAGAAGCTTGCTGACGCGGTGCCGCCGACCTCCAAGTGGGCATTTGGTGTGAGTTACCTCGCCCTCGTCTTGCTGGCCCTGTTAGGGCCTCTGCTCTACTATTCCACCTACAACCCCTCCACCGCGGCAAACAGCGCCACACTGCTCAACTTTCAGCTCTCCTTCTTTGGCGCCTACGACTTCTTCTCGACCACGGTGCACGACAACGTCACCACTCCAGAGGGATGGTGGACGTGGATTGAGCGGACCCGCCCCACACTCGGTGCGTATCGTGTCATGACGGCGGAGAAGACAGTTCAGCTGATGGAGTTTACATCCTGCAGTAGCAGCTTATGGATGGCCAGCCCGCAGGCCATACGGCAGGTGCTAGCCTCCCTCcgcgcggcagcgtcgaACGAGTCCAGCGCATACATACTGCAGACGCTCGAGATTTCTCGCAACGTGAGCGGTacggccacagcagcggttgTGTCGCTGGCGAACCACTGGTCAATTCCGTGGGGCACCGCGCAGGATCTGGTCGACATTCTGGAGCAGGAAACCAGCGGCACCAGAACGGCAACGGTGGTGGACGCTCAgaacgacagcagcggcagcatcgtcatcgcctccgcctccctgcCCTTCTTCTACAGCCCATTTGCCTTCAACCGCGCCAGTCGGATCGATGGACTCCCCACGAACCTGCGCTTCCCACATCGCAACCAGCACAACTGCACACTCGAGCTGAACCACGACAAGGATGTTGCCCTTAACTCGCTGGTACGCTACTGGTGCCTACACTGCGCACCGCTCTTCCCAGAGGGAAATGTGCCGTCTAAGAATGTGAGTGATGCGGCTGAGTGGCGGTGTCTGACGACAGGTGAAGGGTGTGACGACTTCAACTACGAAGACGTCGCCGACGGCAGTGGCAACCGCACCATGCGGACTCCACTCGCGGCACACATGAATACCAAGGTGGCGGAGGCCCAGGTGCCCATGTACATGGTGGTCATCTCCGACACCGTGGTCATGGGCATCTCTTTTCTGAAAGGCATCGGCATTGTAGCCCTCTACACCACACTAGTCTTGGCCCTAggtcggctgctgcggtctgTCCTGGCAAATCAAGCGAGCACCCTGTTGTACTCTAATATGGCCAACCCCGCTGTCCTGGAGAACATGGTGCGGTGGATCGAGATGGCTCGAGAGTATGGCGACCTGAAGCTTGAACACACCATATATCTCGAGTTTGTGGACCTGCTGCGGTCAGCGGAGCGACTGTTTCGTGTAACaggctcgctgcgctgcatgtACACGGATACGGGTGATGAAAACCTGTTCCGGCTGGGTcaggtgcggcggcgggaCAGCCGTCGTAATCCGTCACTCGATGTACACGAAGGAGCGGCTGGCGAGGGACATGGTGACAGCGCCGTATCAACGGCTGTGCCGCACCCGAAGCGCGCTAGTTAA
- a CDS encoding hypothetical protein (TriTrypDB/GeneDB-style sysID: LpmP.35.3430), with protein sequence MLRFTQALLRVQSHQKKRAQHPNAGTRYGRVYNRGFVRYGFGGFGMSVYTPKKDRTFKVMPVPPSPPATTAAEQRDDFADNRGLVATTRTLSPTFRMFALEDGGVLVSHPSHAQVMRWNQRVHTEEGKATNRTTMDEYVNSRIQAIIADNTIENTSLSQWRKAHMWNVIKSHGRLQRRWGTPDFITGARSTLYNN encoded by the coding sequence ATGCTACGTTTTACtcaggcactgctgcgcgtaCAGTCGCATCAGAAGAAACGCGCGCAGCACCCCAATGCGGGTACGCGCTACGGCCGCGTGTACAACCGCGGCTTTGTCCGATACGGCTTCGGCGGCTTTGGCATGTCTGTCTACACCCCCAAGAAGGATCGCACCTTCAAGGTAATGCCGGTACCCCCTTCACCACCAGCCACCACAGCCGCGGAGCAGCGAGACGATTTCGCCGACAATCGCGGACTCGTTGCAACGACGCGCACGCTCTCTCCAACATTTCGCATGTTCGCGCTCGAGGATGGGGGCGTCTTGGTGTCACACCCGTCGCATGCGCAGGTTATGCGGTGGAATCAACGTGTACACAccgaggagggaaaggcgacAAACAGAACTACTATGGATGAGTATGTTAACTCGCGCATCCAGGCCATCATCGCCGACAACACTATCGAAAATACCTCTCTTAGTCAGTGGCGCAAGGCACACATGTGGAACGTTATCAAGTCTCACGGCAGGCTGCAACGTCGCTGGGGCACGCCGGACTTCATCACGGGTGCCCGGTCAACCTTGTACAACAACTGA
- a CDS encoding hypothetical protein (TriTrypDB/GeneDB-style sysID: LpmP.35.3440), which translates to MTSQPGDALGKIDYWLQYIDCALKHPRPLPSGKHAYRHSLETIPEVAELYHCIYKLYNEEESSVWFREPVNALSQEIFTYYDVVKSPMSLRHILDNIVKGDTYSTALQVMEDVELIWKNCIAFNGANSLLATEAGKCRSALDRIRRAYQDDQRITVDEAERLFQVISSMQEQLLIDNIAEYLRRDDPTSIDETGAVNFDMLKRKHFRNLERIVDNYSKSRTRS; encoded by the coding sequence ATGACTTCTCAACCCGGTGATGCCCTGGGTAAGATTGATTACTGGCTACAGTATATTGACTGTGCGTTGAAGCACCcacggccgctgccgagTGGCAAGCATGCTTATCGTCACTCCCTAGAGACCATCCCCGAGGTGGCTGAATTATATCATTGCATCTATAAGCTGTAcaatgaagaagagagctCTGTATGGTTTCGCGAGCCGGTTAATGCCCTGTCGCAGGAGATTTTCACGTATTACGACGTGGTCAAGTCACCCATGAGCCTGCGACACATTCTGGACAACATCGTAAAGGGCGACACCTACTCCACCGCCCTGCAGGTGATGGAAGACGTGGAGCTCATCTGGAAGAACTGCATTGCCTTCAACGGTGCCAACTCACTCTTGGCCACCGAAGCAGGCAAGTGTCGATCCGCGCTAGATCGAATCCGCCGCGCCTACCAGGACGACCAGCGCATCACCGTCGATGAGGCCGAGCGGCTCTTCCAGGTCATCTCGTCgatgcaggagcagctgctcatcgACAACATCGCCGAGTACCTCCGCCGAGATGACCCCACATCGATTGACGAGACGGGTGCTGTGAACTTTGACATGCTCAAGCGGAAGCACTTCCGCAACCTAGAGCGCATCGTAGACAACTACTCCAAGTCTCGCACGCGGAGCTAG
- a CDS encoding hypothetical protein (TriTrypDB/GeneDB-style sysID: LpmP.35.3450), with product MGLKRLAKAAKVTSKHMLLLNRREPYKPVTRDRVMIENRRRLEVFEAKNAEGIVFVPDTALPPWQKSIATNLKQQATQMNFRGFRVRAADRQDEPGFPTHFR from the coding sequence ATGGGTCTCAAGCGACTTGCGAAGGCGGCGAAGGTCACGAGCAAGCACATGCTCCTCCTCAACCGGCGGGAACCCTACAAGCCTGTCACCCGCGACCGTGTCATGATCGAAAATCGCCGCCGTCTCGAGGTCTTCGAGGCCAAGAACGCTGAAGGGATTGTCTTCGTACCAGACACGGCGCTCCCGCCGTGGCAGAAGTCCATCGCCACAAACCTCAAACAGCAGGCGACACAGATGAACTTTCGTGGCTTCCGTGTTCGAGCGGCGGACAGGCAAGACGAGCCTGGATTCCCCACGCACTTCCGGTGA